The proteins below are encoded in one region of Methylophilales bacterium:
- the nuoL gene encoding NADH-quinone oxidoreductase subunit L, with product MTILNILTVIPLAPLFAACFVGLFGKKLPKYFSFGVPIFGVSIAFALSMYALYLTLYGFKLNETVYTWLASGGYIFEVGFLIDTLSAVMMVIVTFISLMVHIYTISYMKDDTGFSRFFSYISLFTFAMLMLVMSNNFLQLFFGWEAVGLVSYLLIGFWYKKPRAIYANLKAFLVNRVGDFGLILGVALIMFWFGTLDYQEVFNRLPALLSQEVVLFNTSISLVTLIGTCLFIGAMGKSAQVPLHVWLPDSMEGPTPISALIHAATMVTAGIYLVARMSPLFELSDFVLSMVIVIGAITAISMGILGIVQNDIKKIIAYSTLSQLGYMTVALGVSAYSVAIFHLLTHAFFKALLFLGAGSVIIGMHHDQDITQMGGLKKYMPVTALTFLIGSLSLIGTPLFSGFYSKETIIEAASLSSASGANFAYFALVFGVFFTALYSFRLYFLVFCGEERWHTIRRKKNEHGLKSKEYPVESSKIITIPLVILAIPSIFIGMLLIDPLVYGNFFDGNITVDNKIHTNIDLLASHYHGVWSMAVHSLFTLPLWFAIAGVLLAWALFIKKMKINFKFLNPFKSSLKNNYGFDDFNEKYIAKGTLKLGDFLSSKVDIKIIDDFLVNGSGRLVTYFANKLKLIQSGYIYHYAFFMIIGLFLLISFFVRT from the coding sequence ATGACAATTTTAAACATTTTAACTGTCATACCTTTAGCCCCTTTATTTGCAGCATGTTTTGTGGGTCTTTTCGGTAAAAAATTACCAAAATATTTTTCTTTCGGGGTTCCTATTTTTGGTGTATCAATTGCGTTTGCTTTGTCTATGTATGCGCTTTATCTAACTCTTTACGGCTTTAAATTAAATGAAACTGTTTACACCTGGCTTGCATCAGGTGGTTACATATTCGAAGTCGGTTTTTTAATCGATACGCTTTCTGCTGTCATGATGGTCATTGTTACTTTTATCTCGCTTATGGTCCATATCTATACAATCAGTTACATGAAAGATGATACTGGCTTTAGTCGATTCTTTAGCTATATCTCTCTTTTCACATTTGCAATGCTGATGCTAGTGATGAGTAATAATTTTCTACAGCTCTTCTTTGGCTGGGAGGCTGTTGGACTAGTTTCTTATCTATTAATAGGTTTTTGGTATAAAAAACCAAGAGCAATTTATGCAAACCTAAAAGCTTTTTTAGTCAATAGAGTAGGAGATTTTGGCTTGATACTCGGTGTTGCCTTAATCATGTTTTGGTTTGGTACTTTGGACTACCAAGAGGTATTTAATAGACTACCCGCTCTGCTTTCACAAGAGGTAGTTTTATTTAATACTTCAATTTCATTGGTTACCTTAATCGGAACCTGCCTATTCATAGGTGCGATGGGTAAGTCTGCTCAGGTGCCTTTACATGTGTGGCTGCCAGATTCAATGGAGGGACCAACGCCAATCTCTGCATTAATTCATGCAGCAACAATGGTCACAGCGGGTATTTATTTAGTGGCACGTATGTCTCCTTTATTTGAGCTATCTGATTTTGTTCTATCAATGGTAATTGTTATCGGGGCAATTACTGCGATATCAATGGGCATTTTAGGCATTGTTCAAAATGACATTAAAAAAATAATTGCTTACTCAACATTATCACAGTTAGGTTACATGACGGTTGCGTTAGGGGTATCTGCCTATTCTGTTGCTATTTTTCATTTGCTCACCCATGCCTTTTTTAAAGCCTTACTTTTCCTAGGGGCGGGCTCTGTAATTATCGGAATGCATCATGATCAAGATATAACTCAAATGGGTGGGTTAAAAAAATATATGCCTGTGACTGCCCTTACTTTTTTAATAGGCTCCTTATCTCTAATCGGCACTCCATTATTCTCTGGATTTTATTCAAAAGAAACTATTATTGAAGCGGCAAGCTTAAGTTCAGCATCGGGCGCTAACTTTGCTTACTTCGCATTGGTGTTTGGAGTATTCTTTACAGCACTTTATAGTTTTAGGCTTTATTTTCTAGTTTTTTGCGGGGAGGAAAGGTGGCACACCATACGTCGTAAAAAAAATGAACATGGCTTGAAAAGTAAAGAATACCCCGTTGAGAGCTCAAAAATTATAACTATCCCTCTGGTGATATTGGCGATCCCATCAATCTTTATTGGTATGCTTTTGATAGACCCACTGGTATATGGCAATTTCTTCGATGGCAATATAACGGTTGATAATAAAATTCATACCAATATAGATCTGCTTGCAAGTCATTATCATGGCGTATGGTCGATGGCGGTTCATAGCCTATTTACCCTCCCTCTTTGGTTTGCGATAGCTGGGGTTCTTTTAGCATGGGCATTATTCATAAAAAAAATGAAGATTAATTTCAAATTCTTAAATCCCTTTAAGAGCAGCTTAAAAAATAATTATGGGTTTGATGATTTTAATGAAAAATATATCGCCAAAGGCACCTTAAAACTCGGTGATTTTTTATCAAGCAAGGTGGATATTAAAATTATCGACGATTTTTTAGTTAATGGCTCTGGTAGGTTAGTTACTTATTTTGCTAATAAACTAAAGTTAATTCAAAGTGGGTACATATACCATTACGCATTTTTTATGATTATTGGTTTATTTTTACTAATTTCATTTTTTGTGAGAACTTAG
- a CDS encoding NADH-quinone oxidoreductase subunit J, with translation MDYSSAVFYFFSFILLFSAIKVITSRNPIFSALFLVLSFFSAAGLWLLLQAEFLAIALVLVYVGAVMVLFLFVIMMIDINIEVMKKGFWNYFPAIGFVSIIMLTEIILVLNKPFFKTPALFKPPLKSNTDAIGEVLYSDYILPFEIAAIILLVAIISAIALTLRGKKMHKGIDPAIQISVKKSDRLKMVDMEITKTKTKKRDKRN, from the coding sequence ATGGACTACTCTTCTGCTGTTTTTTATTTTTTTTCTTTTATTTTGCTTTTCTCAGCCATCAAAGTTATTACATCAAGAAACCCAATTTTTTCGGCGTTATTCCTTGTCCTTTCTTTTTTTAGTGCCGCTGGCTTATGGTTATTACTTCAAGCAGAATTCTTAGCGATAGCACTCGTTCTTGTATATGTTGGCGCAGTAATGGTTTTATTTCTGTTTGTCATCATGATGATTGACATCAATATTGAGGTAATGAAAAAAGGATTTTGGAATTATTTTCCTGCCATAGGCTTTGTATCAATTATTATGCTAACTGAGATTATTCTCGTTTTAAATAAACCGTTTTTCAAGACGCCAGCCTTATTTAAACCTCCCTTAAAAAGCAATACAGATGCAATTGGTGAAGTGCTATACAGTGATTATATATTACCATTTGAAATTGCAGCCATAATACTTTTAGTCGCAATCATCTCAGCTATAGCACTTACATTGAGAGGGAAAAAAATGCATAAGGGTATCGACCCAGCCATCCAGATAAGTGTTAAAAAATCAGACCGACTCAAAATGGTTGATATGGAAATAACTAAAACAAAAACAAAAAAGCGAGATAAAAGAAATTGA
- the nuoH gene encoding NADH-quinone oxidoreductase subunit NuoH, translated as MESMFTQLPEFFITTFWTILKIVAIVIPLMVSVAYLTYFERRVIGFMQGRLGPNRVGYFGLLQPIADALKLMFKEIINPTKSNNFLFLLAPILTIAPAFAAWAVIPFNAELVLSNINAGLLYVLAMTSIAVYGVIIAGWASNSKYAFLGSLRSAAQIVSYEIAMGFTLVGVLMCANSLNLGEIVMGQSGGISQWYIWPLFPLFIIYFISAVAETNRAPFDVAEGESEIVAGFHVEYSGMAFAVFFLAEYANMILVSMLAALMFLGGWLSPFEFLPDSIVWLLLKVAFLLFFFLWFRATFPRYRYDQIMRLGWKIFIPITIFWIIFVGFMMQTPYREMFH; from the coding sequence ATGGAAAGTATGTTTACTCAGCTACCTGAATTTTTTATAACAACGTTCTGGACAATTCTAAAAATTGTGGCAATTGTAATTCCATTGATGGTTTCAGTCGCTTATTTGACATATTTTGAGAGAAGAGTGATCGGTTTTATGCAGGGAAGATTAGGACCAAACAGAGTAGGATATTTCGGTCTTCTTCAACCCATAGCTGATGCATTAAAGCTGATGTTTAAGGAAATAATTAATCCCACAAAATCAAATAACTTTTTATTCCTTCTCGCACCCATCCTAACTATTGCACCAGCTTTTGCGGCTTGGGCTGTAATACCATTTAATGCGGAACTTGTTTTATCTAATATTAACGCGGGTTTACTTTATGTTTTAGCGATGACATCGATTGCTGTTTATGGTGTCATTATTGCTGGATGGGCTTCAAATTCAAAATATGCTTTTTTGGGCAGCCTACGTTCAGCTGCACAGATTGTATCGTATGAGATAGCAATGGGCTTTACATTGGTCGGTGTTTTAATGTGTGCTAATAGCCTAAATCTAGGTGAAATTGTTATGGGCCAATCTGGTGGTATTTCACAATGGTATATTTGGCCACTTTTCCCCCTATTTATTATTTATTTTATCAGCGCTGTTGCCGAAACGAACCGAGCTCCTTTTGATGTGGCTGAGGGTGAGTCTGAGATTGTGGCGGGCTTCCATGTTGAATATTCTGGGATGGCTTTTGCAGTATTCTTCCTTGCTGAATACGCAAATATGATTCTTGTCTCAATGCTTGCTGCATTAATGTTTTTAGGGGGATGGTTATCTCCTTTTGAATTTCTGCCTGATAGTATTGTTTGGTTATTACTAAAAGTCGCTTTCTTACTTTTCTTTTTCTTGTGGTTCAGGGCAACATTCCCCAGATACCGATATGATCAAATTATGAGATTGGGCTGGAAAATATTTATTCCTATCACTATATTTTGGATAATTTTTGTTGGATTTATGATGCAAACGCCATACCGGGAGATGTTCCATTAA
- the nuoK gene encoding NADH-quinone oxidoreductase subunit NuoK, with the protein MINLSHFLILAALLFMIGVVGIFLNRKNIIILLMAIELMLLAVNMNFIAFSYYLGDIAGQIFVFFILTVAAAEAAIGLAIIIIVFRNNRSIDVEDINRLKG; encoded by the coding sequence TTGATTAATTTATCTCATTTTTTAATTCTAGCTGCCTTGCTCTTCATGATAGGTGTTGTAGGTATTTTTCTGAATCGAAAGAATATTATTATTCTTTTGATGGCGATTGAGTTGATGTTGCTGGCGGTAAATATGAACTTTATTGCATTTAGTTATTATTTAGGTGATATTGCAGGTCAAATATTTGTCTTCTTTATTTTGACTGTTGCGGCAGCAGAGGCGGCTATTGGCTTAGCAATTATTATCATCGTCTTTAGAAATAACCGATCAATCGATGTTGAAGACATTAATAGATTGAAAGGGTGA
- the nuoG gene encoding NADH-quinone oxidoreductase subunit NuoG yields the protein MIKIKIDGKTLEVKPKTSIIEVADKVGIDIPRFCYHKKLSVAANCRMCLVEVKNFAKPLPACATQVMEGMEISTKSKFTKDTQKSVMEFLLINHPLDCPICDQGGECDLQDTAVAYGASKTRYTEEKRVVFDKNIGPLISTDLTRCIQCTRCVRFLKEVGGMAELGLIGRGEHAEISAYVDKSVESELSGNIIDLCPVGALTSKPFRYSARSWELSRRSTIACHDSLGSNIEVHVKDDVVKRVIPKENESINECWISDRDRFSYEGLSHKDRINLPLKREKNQWKEIDWEDAYELIEKNITDIDIKKSNKIGIICSPQSTLEEGFLLKKIAKELNTSHIDYRLLEKSFSENNNWLGCKIDEIESHDAILVVGSNLKHDQPLLAHRFRRYANKKNNFSIITSYDDFYSTRCLEKVIVNPSAYINYLLMILKQVQLSTKYKVNSEVIRNLLKAVKPSTEAKRIAKSLLSNKSRAIFLGNQILHLDDGDNIKLVAMHIAQAVGATFGLIPGYANSVGLNELNLNTDNISADKILSQKKEAYIMMNFDPLYDYHSPKKINAALKKAKFNLAISPYISDSFREFDIVLPMTPFTETSGTFINMEKTIQSFSAVTPPAGKSRPGWKILRVLANFLQLEGFSYDSSEEVKADAMIEMDKKNEFSLKDFKPSNIERGLEVLNVVRANDSDMIVRRAASLHQNKNKDQSCCLINPTTMLEEGLIDGQKIKISSSEAEILINVKADDNVCLNAVVIYGKQDETFSLGMHNKVKIKKA from the coding sequence ATGATTAAAATTAAAATTGATGGAAAGACTCTGGAGGTTAAACCAAAAACATCAATCATTGAGGTGGCTGATAAGGTAGGCATCGATATACCTCGTTTTTGTTACCACAAGAAACTCAGCGTTGCCGCAAACTGCAGAATGTGCCTTGTCGAAGTAAAGAACTTTGCCAAACCACTTCCAGCTTGTGCCACACAGGTGATGGAAGGCATGGAGATTTCTACAAAATCAAAATTTACCAAGGATACGCAAAAAAGTGTCATGGAGTTTTTACTTATCAACCATCCCTTAGATTGTCCTATCTGCGATCAGGGAGGAGAGTGTGACTTGCAGGACACGGCCGTCGCATATGGAGCCAGTAAAACACGATATACCGAAGAAAAGCGTGTGGTGTTTGATAAAAACATTGGCCCATTAATTTCAACTGACCTAACCCGATGTATCCAATGCACAAGGTGCGTAAGGTTTCTAAAAGAAGTGGGTGGCATGGCTGAACTAGGACTAATAGGAAGGGGTGAACATGCAGAAATTTCTGCATATGTTGATAAATCCGTTGAATCCGAATTATCCGGAAATATTATCGATTTATGTCCGGTAGGTGCGCTTACATCAAAACCCTTTAGATATTCTGCCAGAAGTTGGGAGCTTTCAAGAAGAAGTACGATCGCATGTCACGACAGTTTAGGTTCAAATATTGAAGTTCATGTTAAAGATGACGTTGTTAAAAGGGTAATACCAAAAGAAAACGAATCGATTAATGAGTGCTGGATTTCAGATAGGGATCGATTTTCATACGAAGGCCTCAGTCATAAAGATAGAATTAACCTTCCTTTAAAGAGAGAAAAAAATCAATGGAAAGAGATCGACTGGGAAGATGCCTATGAGCTTATTGAGAAAAACATAACAGATATCGATATTAAGAAATCTAATAAAATCGGGATTATTTGTTCGCCTCAAAGTACCTTGGAAGAAGGTTTCTTATTGAAAAAAATTGCCAAAGAACTTAATACCTCTCATATTGATTATCGCCTTCTTGAAAAAAGCTTTTCAGAGAATAATAATTGGTTAGGTTGTAAAATTGATGAAATAGAGTCCCATGATGCAATATTGGTTGTTGGCTCAAATTTAAAACATGACCAACCACTGCTTGCACATCGCTTTAGAAGATATGCAAATAAAAAAAATAATTTCTCAATTATCACTTCATACGATGATTTTTATTCAACTCGCTGTCTAGAAAAAGTTATTGTTAATCCTTCAGCATATATAAATTATTTATTAATGATCCTGAAACAGGTTCAGTTAAGCACAAAATATAAAGTCAATTCTGAAGTTATAAGAAATTTATTAAAGGCTGTAAAGCCATCTACTGAGGCAAAAAGAATAGCCAAAAGCCTGTTATCAAATAAGAGTAGGGCAATTTTTTTAGGCAATCAAATTTTACATTTAGATGACGGCGACAATATAAAGTTGGTTGCAATGCATATCGCTCAAGCGGTAGGAGCTACATTTGGCTTAATACCTGGTTACGCGAATAGTGTCGGTTTAAATGAGCTCAATCTAAATACAGACAATATCTCAGCAGATAAGATTTTGAGTCAAAAAAAAGAAGCATACATAATGATGAATTTTGACCCGTTGTATGACTATCATTCACCCAAGAAAATAAATGCTGCACTTAAAAAAGCGAAATTTAATCTGGCAATTTCTCCGTACATATCTGACTCTTTTAGAGAATTTGATATTGTATTGCCAATGACCCCATTCACAGAAACATCAGGGACATTCATAAATATGGAGAAAACAATACAATCATTTTCTGCGGTAACACCACCTGCTGGGAAGTCTAGGCCTGGTTGGAAAATATTACGTGTTCTAGCAAATTTTTTACAACTTGAAGGTTTTTCTTATGATTCATCTGAAGAGGTGAAAGCTGATGCGATGATCGAAATGGACAAAAAAAATGAATTTAGCCTTAAAGATTTTAAGCCTAGTAATATTGAGAGAGGTCTTGAAGTATTAAATGTCGTTAGGGCGAATGATTCAGATATGATTGTTAGACGTGCCGCCTCATTGCATCAAAATAAAAATAAAGACCAAAGCTGCTGCCTAATTAATCCGACAACAATGCTCGAGGAGGGGTTAATAGATGGGCAAAAAATTAAGATTTCTTCATCGGAGGCTGAAATCTTAATTAATGTTAAAGCGGATGATAATGTTTGTTTAAATGCGGTTGTTATTTATGGAAAGCAAGATGAAACTTTTAGCCTAGGTATGCACAATAAAGTGAAAATTAAAAAAGCCTAA
- the nuoI gene encoding NADH-quinone oxidoreductase subunit NuoI has translation MFKKIKQYIKSLTLFELVIGLGLTGRYFFSKKITIQYPEERTPQSPRFRGLHALRRYPNGEERCIACKLCEAVCPAMAITIKSEMREDNTRRTTQYDIDLTKCIFCGFCEESCPVDSIVETRILDYHGEERGDLVYTKEMLLKVGDKYEDQIAKDRKEEESYR, from the coding sequence ATGTTTAAAAAAATAAAACAGTATATAAAAAGTTTGACGCTCTTCGAGCTAGTTATTGGTCTTGGGCTGACGGGGAGATATTTTTTTTCAAAAAAAATAACGATTCAATATCCTGAAGAGCGTACACCCCAATCACCCAGGTTTAGAGGTTTGCATGCATTGAGAAGATATCCCAATGGCGAGGAACGTTGTATTGCATGTAAGCTTTGTGAGGCTGTATGTCCTGCAATGGCAATTACAATCAAATCCGAAATGAGAGAGGATAATACAAGAAGAACGACGCAGTATGATATTGATCTGACCAAATGTATATTCTGTGGGTTTTGTGAGGAATCATGCCCAGTAGATTCAATTGTAGAAACCCGAATTTTAGATTACCACGGAGAGGAAAGAGGAGATTTAGTCTATACAAAAGAAATGCTACTGAAGGTCGGCGATAAATACGAAGATCAAATCGCTAAAGATAGAAAAGAAGAGGAAAGCTACAGGTAA
- a CDS encoding NADH-quinone oxidoreductase subunit M — MIANHILSIAIWSPIFFGILLLILNKKLSIRKINYVALFGALVSFIVTIPIYKNFNTTLSTFQFQEFHHWITPFNINYHLGVDGFSVPLILLTSFMTIMVILISYQSQKFKSASYYSAFLIMSGLMIGVFCALDSILYYIFWEAMLIPMFLIIGIWGGPNRIYATIKFFLYTVLGSLLMLIAFLYLYFKSGTFSIIDYYYLPISLEAQILIFLAFFMAFAVKIPMWPLHTWLPDAHVQAPTGGSVILAAIMLKLGGYSFIRFAMPISPDATLLLKPLMISLSLIAIVYIALVALIQKDMKKLIAYSSISHMGFVTLGLFLISPLAVEGAYIQMISHGFISAAMFICVGILYDQTHTREIKKYGGVINKMPLFTAFAVFFAMANAGLPGTSGFVGEFMVILGAMKENFWIAFIAATTLILGASYSLWLIKRVFYGDVGNAAVAKLSDINSREFLILGVLAALIILVGVYPKIISDITNSSVLQFIELVSFSKEGIL, encoded by the coding sequence ATGATAGCTAATCATATTTTATCAATCGCAATCTGGTCACCAATATTTTTTGGTATCTTATTGCTAATTTTAAATAAAAAATTAAGCATAAGAAAAATTAATTATGTTGCCTTGTTTGGCGCGCTTGTGTCTTTTATTGTGACTATCCCAATATATAAAAATTTTAATACCACATTATCAACCTTTCAGTTTCAAGAGTTTCATCATTGGATTACGCCATTCAATATTAACTATCACCTAGGAGTTGATGGATTTTCGGTCCCACTGATCCTGCTGACTAGTTTCATGACTATTATGGTTATTTTGATTTCATATCAATCACAAAAATTTAAATCGGCAAGCTATTACAGTGCATTCTTAATTATGTCGGGATTAATGATTGGTGTTTTCTGTGCTCTGGATTCCATCTTGTACTATATTTTTTGGGAGGCAATGCTGATTCCGATGTTTTTAATCATCGGTATATGGGGTGGCCCGAATAGAATTTATGCAACTATTAAATTTTTCTTATACACAGTCTTAGGCTCACTATTAATGTTGATAGCTTTTTTATACCTCTATTTTAAAAGCGGCACTTTTTCAATAATTGATTATTATTACTTACCCATCTCCTTGGAAGCGCAAATTCTTATTTTTCTTGCATTTTTTATGGCCTTTGCGGTCAAGATTCCAATGTGGCCACTGCATACATGGCTCCCTGATGCCCATGTACAGGCACCAACTGGAGGCTCAGTTATACTAGCAGCGATTATGTTAAAACTGGGCGGGTATAGTTTTATTCGTTTTGCAATGCCCATCTCTCCTGATGCAACTTTGTTACTTAAGCCTCTTATGATTTCATTATCTCTAATTGCCATCGTCTATATCGCACTTGTAGCCTTAATCCAAAAGGATATGAAAAAATTAATAGCCTACTCATCAATATCGCATATGGGATTTGTTACCTTGGGTTTATTTCTAATATCACCATTAGCCGTTGAAGGCGCTTATATTCAAATGATTTCGCATGGCTTTATTTCAGCAGCGATGTTCATATGTGTTGGTATCCTTTATGACCAAACCCACACAAGAGAAATAAAAAAATATGGTGGTGTAATTAATAAAATGCCATTGTTTACTGCATTTGCTGTTTTCTTTGCAATGGCAAACGCAGGGCTCCCAGGAACTTCAGGATTTGTTGGGGAGTTCATGGTTATCTTGGGTGCAATGAAAGAAAACTTTTGGATTGCCTTTATTGCAGCCACTACTTTAATTTTAGGGGCTTCTTATTCACTATGGTTAATTAAGCGAGTCTTTTATGGTGATGTAGGTAACGCAGCTGTAGCAAAATTATCAGATATTAATTCAAGAGAGTTTCTGATTCTCGGAGTGCTTGCCGCGTTAATAATTTTGGTGGGCGTCTACCCTAAAATAATATCAGATATTACAAATTCATCAGTTTTACAATTTATAGAGCTAGTAAGTTTTTCTAAAGAAGGGATTTTATGA